Proteins encoded within one genomic window of Gloeobacter kilaueensis JS1:
- a CDS encoding sulfotransferase family protein, with translation MSFAQPIFILSANCSGSSQLSAMLGQHPETYGLPQINLLMLDTVEQLNLLLQGPRQFQVHGLLRAVAQLYSGEQTINAVAMARRWISNRFYADSASVYRQLCRRVAPLRLVDPSTTYCAGRERLERLYAAFPEAHFLHLVRHPRSQGEAVIGIGEGALAIQDGSLEFRTKEDVLVDPQYAWYRYNANIRRFFGQLAPWQKYTVQWEAIVSEPGTHLEAICRWLGLEWNEALAAALLHPERSSYAGFGPYSCQLGHDPYFLRHPAFVSRPLPLPSLSGPLSWRDDGQEFLPEVLTLARELGYN, from the coding sequence ATGTCATTTGCCCAGCCGATCTTCATCCTTTCTGCCAACTGCAGCGGCAGTTCTCAACTCTCAGCGATGCTCGGCCAGCACCCCGAGACCTACGGCCTGCCCCAGATCAACCTGCTGATGCTCGATACGGTCGAACAACTCAACTTGCTCCTGCAGGGGCCGCGCCAGTTTCAGGTCCACGGGCTCTTGCGGGCGGTCGCCCAACTCTACAGCGGCGAACAGACGATCAACGCCGTCGCGATGGCCCGCCGCTGGATCTCCAACCGCTTTTATGCCGACAGTGCCAGCGTCTACCGCCAGCTGTGCCGGCGCGTCGCCCCCCTGCGCCTCGTCGATCCGAGCACGACCTACTGTGCGGGCCGCGAACGGCTCGAACGGCTCTATGCCGCTTTTCCGGAGGCCCATTTTTTGCACCTGGTCCGCCATCCCCGCTCCCAGGGCGAGGCGGTGATCGGTATCGGCGAGGGGGCGCTCGCCATCCAGGACGGCTCGCTCGAATTTCGCACCAAAGAAGATGTGCTCGTTGACCCGCAGTACGCCTGGTACCGCTACAACGCCAACATCCGCCGCTTTTTTGGCCAACTGGCCCCCTGGCAAAAGTACACCGTGCAGTGGGAGGCGATCGTCTCTGAACCGGGCACCCACCTTGAGGCGATCTGCCGCTGGTTGGGGCTGGAATGGAACGAAGCGCTCGCAGCGGCCCTATTGCACCCGGAGCGATCGTCCTACGCGGGCTTTGGCCCCTACAGCTGCCAGCTGGGCCACGACCCCTACTTTTTGCGCCATCCGGCCTTCGTGAGCCGGCCATTGCCGCTGCCCTCCCTGAGCGGCCCCCTTTCCTGGCGCGACGACGGCCAGGAATTTTTGCCCGAGGTTCTGACCCTCGCTCGTGAATTGGGCTACAACTAA